A DNA window from Impatiens glandulifera chromosome 7, dImpGla2.1, whole genome shotgun sequence contains the following coding sequences:
- the LOC124910323 gene encoding RNA polymerase II-associated protein 3, whose amino-acid sequence MARVPSKHGRDQPLDFQGFLNDLQDWESTVKDKDKKLKSQAKKGENMVENFGKNKIPVKRVSPSDNSNTTRQSDFLKNYNSIEQLSSSLMKEESSPSAASEKDLGNDYFKQKKFKEAIECYSRSIGLSPTAVAYANRAMGYIKVKRFQEAEHDCTEALNLDDRYIKAYSRRSTVRKELGKLKESMDDAEFALRLEPQNQELKKQHAEVRALYQKALLEKASGSLKKSVQGEQNARKSKVAILENAGPIQSVSNASQKPGISTIQNDDKKEISGIKAETRTLRADKQEVTALHENVGTESKMAKNTKKPGKQLKESVLDLATRASSLVMVEAAKNITPPNTAYQFESTWRRLSGDRTLQVNLLKVTPPTALPQIFKHALSASMLIDMVRSIAILFSEEMDLAVRYLENLTSISRFDTIIMCLSSADQAELDSTWKEVFGKSVTPIEYVERLEELRPRYCLKH is encoded by the exons ATGGCTAGGGTTCCGAGCAAGCACGGTCGCGATCAACCTCTG GATTTCCAGGGATTTTTGAACGACTTGCAGGATTGGGAATCGACAGTCAAGGACAAAGACAAGAAACTGAAATCACAAGCTAAGAAAGGAGAAAAT ATGGTTGAGAATTTTGGTAAGAATAAAATACCTGTGAAGAGAGTATCACCCTCTGATAATTCAAATACTACAAGGCAATCTGACTTCTTGAAAAACTACAACTCAATCGAACAATTATCAAGTTCTCTCATGAAAGAAGAAAGTTCTCCTAGTGCCGCTTCAGAAAAAGATCTG ggtaatgattattttaagcAAAAGAAATTCAAAGAAGCGATTGAGTGTTATTCTCGGAGCATTGGATTGTCACCAACTGCTGTCGCTTATGCAAACAGGGCAATGGGGTATATCAAAGTAAAAAG ATTCCAAGAGGCCGAGCACGACTGCACAGAGGCTTTAAATCTTGATGATCGTTATATTAAAGCATACTCGCGACGATCCACAGTCAGGAAGGAACTTGGGAAACTTAAAGAGTCAATGGATG ATGCTGAGTTTGCTTTGAGGCTTGAACCACAAAACCAAGAGCTGAAGAAGCAACATGCTGAAGTGAGAGCCTTATATCAGAAG GCGCTGCTTGAGAAGGCATCTGGATCACTGAAGAAGTCTGTGCAAGGGGAGCAAAATGCTAGGAAGTCAAAAGTAGCCATTCTTGAAAATGCTGGACCGATACAATCGGTCTCAAATGCTTCTCAAAAGCCAGGAATCAGTACAATACAAAATGATGATAAGAAG GAAATATCTGGGATAAAAGCAGAAACAAGAACTTTGAGAGCAGACAAACAGGAAGTCACTGCTCTTCATGAAAATGTTGGCACTGAATCAAAGATGGCTAAG AATACTAAAAAACCTGGGAAACAGTTGAAGGAATCTGTCCTAGATCTTGCAACTCGAGCATCTTCTCTTGTGATGGTTGAAGCTGCAAAGAACATCACTCCACCTAATACAGCCTATCAGTTTGAGTCTACTTGGCGACGACTCTCCGGGGATCGCACTCTCCAGGTCAATTTATTGAAG GTTACGCCTCCAACTGCATTGCCACAAATATTCAAACATGCGTTGTCTGCCTCAATGTTAATTGACATGGTTAGGTCCATTGCCATCCTTTTCAG TGAAGAAATGGATTTGGCCGTCAGATATTTGGAGAATTTGACAAGCATATCAAGATTTGACACAATCATCATGTGTCTTTCATCTGCTGACCAAGCTG AACTCGACAGTACATGGAAAGAAGTATTCGGCAAGAGTGTGACGCCAATTGAGTATGTAGAGAGGCTTGAAGAACTTCGTCCCAGATACTGTTTAAAACATTGA
- the LOC124945996 gene encoding homeobox protein knotted-1-like 1 isoform X1, with translation MDDFYRLHSSISCSDDDIAVMTTGLPTAVDSLLRFEMPEMEEEEEEEDAIGKDVPDLIKAQIAGHPLYPKLVSSYVECKKVGAPPEFASLLETTSKDNILLPISYHCEIGENPELDDFMESYCEILHIYKEELSKPFDEAQTFLSNIELQLSDLCKGTTTTTTSFNFADYHSDERGCSSDEDFCGRDVEPAESQESSSTHVNDQELKEMLMQKYSGNLSGLRKEFLKKRKKGKLPKDARMTLLDWWNNHYRWPYPTEEEKTSLSEATGLDQKQINNWFINQRKRHWKPSEDMRFALMEGVGGDLGGGGAPIYYDADHVVGNGNFHL, from the exons ATGGACGATTTCTACAGGCTACACTCTTCGATTTCGTGCTCAGATGATGATATCGCCGTTATGACTACTGGCCTTCCTACTGCTGTTGATAGTTTGTTACGATTCGAGATGCCAGAAatggaagaggaggaggaggaggaggatgcCATAGGTAAAGATGTACCTGATCTGATTAAAGCTCAGATCGCCGGCCATCCTCTTTATCCAAAGCTAGTTTCCTCTTATGTCGAATGCAAAAAG GTCGGAGCACCGCCAGAATTCGCTTCACTGCTTGAAACCACCAGCAAAGATAACATCCTACTTCCAATCAGTTATCACTGTGAGATCGGAGAAAATCCCGAACTAGATGACTTCATG GAATCATATTGTGAGATTCTGCATATATACAAGGAGGAGCTGTCGAAGCCCTTCGATGAAGCCCAAACATTTCTGTCCAATATTGAGTTGCAGCTCAGTGACCTCTGCAAGGGAACCACCACGACTACGACCTCCTTCAACTTTGCCGACTATCATTCTG ATGAAAGAGGGTGTTCATCAGACGAGGATTTCTGTGGCAGAGATGTAGAACCCGCTGAAAGCCAAGAGTCTTCCAGTACTCATGTGAACGATCAGGAGTTGAAGGAAATGCTGATGCAGAAATACAGTGGAAATCTCAGTGGCTTGAGGAAGGAGTTCTTGAAGAAAAGGAAGAAGGGGAAGCTACCAAAGGATGCAAGGATGACATTACTCGACTGGTGGAACAACCACTACAGATGGCCATATCCCACG GAAGAGGAGAAAACAAGTTTGTCGGAGGCGACTGGATTAGACCAGAAACAGATAAACAATTGGTTCATAAACCAGAGAAAGCGGCATTGGAAACCATCAGAAGACATGAGATTCGCCCTCATGGAAGGTGTCGGTGGAGATCTTGGTGGAGGAGGAGCACCCATATACTATGATGCTGATCATGTAGTAGGAAATGGAAATTTCCACCTTTGA
- the LOC124945996 gene encoding homeobox protein knotted-1-like 1 isoform X2, whose product MTTGLPTAVDSLLRFEMPEMEEEEEEEDAIGKDVPDLIKAQIAGHPLYPKLVSSYVECKKVGAPPEFASLLETTSKDNILLPISYHCEIGENPELDDFMESYCEILHIYKEELSKPFDEAQTFLSNIELQLSDLCKGTTTTTTSFNFADYHSDERGCSSDEDFCGRDVEPAESQESSSTHVNDQELKEMLMQKYSGNLSGLRKEFLKKRKKGKLPKDARMTLLDWWNNHYRWPYPTEEEKTSLSEATGLDQKQINNWFINQRKRHWKPSEDMRFALMEGVGGDLGGGGAPIYYDADHVVGNGNFHL is encoded by the exons ATGACTACTGGCCTTCCTACTGCTGTTGATAGTTTGTTACGATTCGAGATGCCAGAAatggaagaggaggaggaggaggaggatgcCATAGGTAAAGATGTACCTGATCTGATTAAAGCTCAGATCGCCGGCCATCCTCTTTATCCAAAGCTAGTTTCCTCTTATGTCGAATGCAAAAAG GTCGGAGCACCGCCAGAATTCGCTTCACTGCTTGAAACCACCAGCAAAGATAACATCCTACTTCCAATCAGTTATCACTGTGAGATCGGAGAAAATCCCGAACTAGATGACTTCATG GAATCATATTGTGAGATTCTGCATATATACAAGGAGGAGCTGTCGAAGCCCTTCGATGAAGCCCAAACATTTCTGTCCAATATTGAGTTGCAGCTCAGTGACCTCTGCAAGGGAACCACCACGACTACGACCTCCTTCAACTTTGCCGACTATCATTCTG ATGAAAGAGGGTGTTCATCAGACGAGGATTTCTGTGGCAGAGATGTAGAACCCGCTGAAAGCCAAGAGTCTTCCAGTACTCATGTGAACGATCAGGAGTTGAAGGAAATGCTGATGCAGAAATACAGTGGAAATCTCAGTGGCTTGAGGAAGGAGTTCTTGAAGAAAAGGAAGAAGGGGAAGCTACCAAAGGATGCAAGGATGACATTACTCGACTGGTGGAACAACCACTACAGATGGCCATATCCCACG GAAGAGGAGAAAACAAGTTTGTCGGAGGCGACTGGATTAGACCAGAAACAGATAAACAATTGGTTCATAAACCAGAGAAAGCGGCATTGGAAACCATCAGAAGACATGAGATTCGCCCTCATGGAAGGTGTCGGTGGAGATCTTGGTGGAGGAGGAGCACCCATATACTATGATGCTGATCATGTAGTAGGAAATGGAAATTTCCACCTTTGA
- the LOC124946065 gene encoding nicotianamine synthase has translation MVSHQEEQDLNNVIEKVCELYEKISKLETLKPSQDVNTLFTDLVNTCIPSYPNLDVTKLPEDVLQIRSNLIKLCGQAEGLLEFHYSTILGSFQNPLNHLSLFPYFSNYLKLSQLEYTILAQHMINRVPSKLAFIGSGPLPLTSIVLATHHLTQTSFHNYDIDFSANSVASRLVQSDPDLSARMVFHTTNVLDVCSELKEFEVVFLAALVGMDKEEKVRVIDHLGKHMAPGAFLMLRSAHGARGFLYPVVQPSDLRGFEVLSVFHPTDEVINSVVIARKLSFSVAADHDHQYQADMGSANLILPNYNCCCQQIRGFNRMNLMEELAVEDHIA, from the coding sequence ATGGTTAGCCATCAAGAAGAACAAGACCTAAATAATGTGATAGAGAAAGTGTGCGAATTGTACGAGAAAATCTCAAAGCTAGAAACCTTGAAACCTTCCCAAGATGTCAACACTCTCTTCACAGACCTAGTCAACACATGCATCCCATCTTACCCTAACCTCGATGTCACAAAACTCCCCGAAGATGTTCTACAAATCAGGTCTAATCTCATCAAACTATGTGGACAAGCCGAGGGCCTCCTCGAGTTTCACTACTCCACCATTTTGGGATCATTTCAAAACCCACTTAACCACCTCTCCCTCTTTCCATACTTCTCCAACTACCTTAAACTAAGCCAACTCGAGTACACCATCCTCGCCCAGCATATGATCAACCGCGTTCCCTCCAAACTCGCTTTCATCGGCTCCGGCCCACTCCCTCTCACCTCCATTGTTCTCGCCACTCACCACCTAACCCAAACCTCATTCCACAACTACGACATTGACTTCTCCGCCAATTCTGTGGCCTCCAGGCTCGTTCAGTCCGATCCCGACCTGTCCGCTCGCATGGTCTTCCACACGACTAATGTACTCGATGTTTGCAGCGAGTTGAAGGAGTTTGAGGTTGTTTTTCTGGCTGCTCTTGTGGGGATGGATAAAGAGGAGAAGGTGAGAGTTATTGATCATTTAGGAAAGCATATGGCTCCCGGGGCGTTCCTCATGTTAAGGAGCGCCCACGGTGCTAGGGGTTTCCTGTATCCGGTGGTGCAACCGAGTGATCTTCGAGGGTTTGAGGTTCTGTCTGTGTTCCATCCGACGGATGAGGTCATCAACTCGGTGGTGATCGCGCGCAAGTTGTCATTTTCGGTGGCTGCAGATCATGATCATCAGTATCAGGCCGATATGGGATCAGCTAATCTCATACTTCCTAATTACAATTGTTGCTGCCAACAGATCAGGGGGTTTAATCGGATGAACTTGATGGAGGAACTGGCTGTAGAGGATCACATCGCGTGA
- the LOC124910740 gene encoding uncharacterized protein LOC124910740 has protein sequence MDFQKKRVQLLLFIIGVVSLSMVADKCRHLVGEEASSTSGKFTIFDCLDGSTGSLACAVKESVKIYFYNIRSSHVERSRHEAIEKALIEALSQGLIAQEAAKQAQKEGAKAAKLATRKAKRIIGPIISSGWDFFEALYYGGTVAEGLLRGSGTLVGAYAGGYIGEQKFGRVGYLVGSEFGGWVGGRIGLMVYDVVNGVHFLLQFGEADGDGLKNLQEEEEEEIKDNNDLESTTTTDAASFESAEEETTTDAASFESAEEETTTVYENYDETESYESPTPPTYESREDL, from the exons ATGGATTTTCAGAAGAAGAGAGTGCAACTGTTACTCTTCATCATTGGCGTTGTCTCTCTCAGTATGGTTG CTGATAAATGTAGGCATCTGGTTGGTGAGGAGGCTTCTTCAACGAGTGGGAAATTCACAATCTTTGACTGCTTAGACGGATCTACAGGGAGTCTGGCATGTGCAGTGAAGGAGAGCGTAAAAATCTACTTCTACAACATAAGGTCGTCCCATGTGGAGAGATCGCGACACGAAGCAATTGAAAAGGCACTTATAGAAGCTCTAAGCCAAGGGCTAATTGCACAGGAAGCAGCCAAACAAGCACAGAAGGAAGGCGCAAAAGCAGCAAAGCTAGCGACGCGTAAAGCCAAACGCATCATAGGCCCCATCATTTCTTCTGGATGGGATTTTTTTGAAGCACTATATTATGGGGGTACTGTAGCCGAAGGACTCCTTAGGGGTAGCGGTACGTTGGTTGGTGCTTATGCGGGCGGGTACATAGGAGAGCAAAAATTTGGGCGGGTCGGGTATTTGGTTGGAAGTGAATTTGGAGGCTGGGTTGGAGGAAGGATTGGATTGATGGTGTATGATGTTGTGAATGGAGTTCATTTCTTGCTTCAATTTGGTGAAGCTGATGGTGATGGTCTTAAAAAtctccaagaagaagaagaagaagaaattaaagataataatgATTTGGAgtcaacaacaacaactgaTGCTGCTTCTTTTGAAAGTGCTGAAGAGGAAACAACAACTGATGCTGCTTCTTTTGAAAGTGCTGAAGAGGAAACAACAACAGTTTATGAAAATTATGATGAAACGGAGTCTTATGAATCTCCTACTCCTCCTACATATGAAAGCCGCGAAGAtctttga
- the LOC124946160 gene encoding pentatricopeptide repeat-containing protein At1g09820: protein MNFWLGLQFQKHLHSNRVSLFNHFLHTHFRFISSDSGFQPPVSENFDIANVAELLRRQDWPQIRSATENTNPVNLLQNLFALGADSEIVLRYFDWNEKEFGVLHSLGIFCRLLHSLANAKRYGKIRSMLHFMAKEERYTNSAIFHTLSSQSNEFCANSIIVDMLVLAYVYNMKINLAFEAFERARDYGFKLSVLSCNPILKSMVDESKFGLVEIVYKEMMKRKIKVNRVTFNTVISGLCKAGRLHKAKDVIEDMIAMGISPSVVTYNTLISGYCNKGRTGRMYKADALLKEMVSKEVTPNVITFNILISGFCNDENVPAALKVFDEMQEQGLRPTVVTYNCLIHGLCSEGKLDDALLLRDEMIGSGLKPNIVTYNALINGFSKKKMLDEARKLFDDILVERLDPNVLTFNTLIDAYCKSGRTDEAISLYLEMKNDRKVLPNVSTYNCLLGGFLDNGNIDMAGKLVDDMKKKGLKPDVITYNIRVGAFCKRGELKNATGLLDEMCKEGLNPNQVTYNTLMDGYCSELGNNNIQGALKIRARMERNGKKANVVTFNVLIKGYCKKGKLEEANRLVNEMLEKGLVPNKITYDIIKEEMMEKGFVPDIDGHLYNGYPN from the coding sequence ATGAATTTCTGGCTTGGTCTCCAGTTTCAGAAACATCTTCACTCCAATCGAGTTTCCCTATTCAATCACTTCCTCCACACCCACTTCAGATTTATTTCATCCGACTCAGGATTCCAGCCTCCTGTCTCAGAAAATTTCGATATTGCTAATGTCGCTGAACTATTAAGGAGACAAGACTGGCCCCAGATTAGATCCGCAACCGAAAACACAAACCCTGTAAACCTACTTCAAAATCTGTTCGCTTTGGGAGCCGATTCGGAAATAGTCCTCCGATACTTTGATTGGAACGAAAAGGAATTCGGAGTCTTGCATAGTCTTGGAATTTTCTGTAGATTACTTCATTCATTAGCGAATGCGAAGAGATATGGAAAAATCAGGTCTATGTTGCATTTTATGGCCAAGGAAGAAAGGTACACGAATTCGGCTATTTTCCACACGCTTTCTTCACAGAGTAATGAATTCTGTGCTAATTCAATCATTGTAGATATGCTAGTACTAGCATATGTATATAATATGAAGATTAATTTAGCATTCGAAGCATTCGAGAGAGCAAGGGATTATGGGTTTAAGTTATCAGTTTTATCTTGTAATCCGATTTTGAAGTCTATGGTTGATGAAAGTAAGTTTGGTCTCGTTGAGATTGTTTACAAGGAGATGATGAAGAGGAAGATTAAGGTCAACAGGGTTACTTTTAACACAGTAATTAGCGGATTGTGTAAAGCTGGGAGGTTGCATAAGGCTAAGGATGTTATAGAAGACATGATAGCAATGGGAATTTCTCCTTCGGTTGTCACTTACAATACACTTATTTCTGGATACTGCAACAAGGGTAGAACAGGAAGAATGTACAAAGCAGATGCTTTGTTGAAGGAAATGGTCTCGAAAGAGGTCACCCCGAATGTGATTACTTTCAACATTCTTATCAGTGGATTTTGTAACGACGAAAATGTTCCAGCCGCCTTGAAGGTGTTCGACGAAATGCAAGAGCAAGGTCTGCGACCGACTGTTGTCACGTACAACTGTCTGATTCACGGACTATGCAGTGAGGGCAAGCTCGACGATGCCCTTCTTTTGCGAGACGAGATGATTGGGTCCGGTTTGAAACCCAACATCGTCACTTATAACGCCCTTATCAATGGATTTTCCAAGAAAAAAATGTTGGATGAAGCTAGGAAGctatttgatgatattttagttGAACGACTCGATCCAAATGTCTTGACGTTCAACACACTAATCGACGCCTATTGCAAATCGGGCAGAACCGACGAAGCGATTTCCTTGTACCTTGAGATGAAGAATGATAGAAAGGTGCTTCCTAATGTTTCCACTTACAACTGTTTACTTGGAGGATTCCTAGACAATGGAAACATTGATATGGCTGGGAAGCTTGTAGATGATATGAAGAAGAAAGGTTTGAAACCGGATGTTATAACATATAACATACGGGTAGGTGCATTTTGCAAGAGAGGGGAGCTGAAGAATGCGACTGGACTTCTGGACGAGATGTGTAAGGAGGGCTTAAATCCAAATCAGGTGACTTACAACACATTGATGGATGGATATTGCAGTGAACTGGGCAATAACAATATTCAGGGGGCTTTGAAAATCAGGGCTAGGATGGAAAGGAACGGAAAGAAGGCGAATGTTGTAACTTTTAATGTGCTGATAAAAGGTTATTGTAAGAAGGGGAAGCTTGAAGAAGCTAATAGGCTTGTGAATGAGATGTTGGAGAAGGGATTGGTTCCTAATAAGATCACTTATGACATTATTAAAGAGGAGATGATGGAAAAAGGATTTGTTCCAGATATTGATGGACATCTTTACAATGGTTATCCAAATTGA